The nucleotide sequence AAGGAAGCAGCCATCAGCGGCTTGGATCTTGCTGGGAAAACCGGGACATCGAACTACACGGAAAAAGAATTGAACGAGTATGGCCTGGATGCTTCTTCTGCACCGGATATCTGGTTTGCAGGATATTCACCTAAATACTCAATTTCCGTCTGGAGCGGTTATCCGACAAGAAAAGTCGGCATCGACACAGCGTCAAATGAACGCCTGATTTCCCAGCGCATCTTTAAAGAGGTTATGCTCGGCATTTCAAGCAACTCCGGACAATTCGAAAAACCGGATTCTGTCGTCGAACTTCAAGTCGAGGCAGGAAGTTCCCCTCTGAAACTGGCAAGCGCTTATACGCCTTACAGTTTAAGAAGAACGGAATTATTTGTCCGCGGCTCAGAACCGAACCAAGTTTCACAACGATATGTCAAAGAAGACCTGGATACCCCATCCGGACTGCGTGCAAGTGTCGACGGAGATACAGCCAACTTGTCATGGAATTACGATGACACAGATGGCGTTGCTTTTAGAGTGACTGTCGAAGTCGATGGCAACCGTTCGACGCTTGATACTACCAGCAGCCAAAGCTATTCATACAGTGGGCTTGAAGCCGGCAAAACTTATACGTTCCGGGTAACGGCGGTCAGCAACAACGATGCCAGTGACCCTGCTTCTGTAAGAGTTTCGATTGCGGCTCCTGAAGAGCCGGAAGAAGAACCGGCCGAGGAACCAGCTGAAGAGCCTGCTGAACCGGAAGAGCCGGTTGAAGAACCGGCTGAAGAAGTGCCTGCTGAAGAGCCAACCGAACCGGAAGAACAGGCTGATGATGAAGAACAACCGGAACAACCGGCCGATGACGAAGGCAATGGCAACGGTGAAAACGAAGGCAATGGCAATGAAGGTAACGGAAATGGAAACGGTAATGGAAATGGAAATGGAAACGGCAACGAAGGCGGCGGAAATGGCAATGGAAATGGAAACGGCGAAGGCGGCGAAACTCCTCCTGCTGATGGCGGTGAAGGCGACGCCAACCCTGCTTCTGTGACACCCGCTGACGAAACCGAACAACCACAACCGTAAAACACAAAAAGCGCAACTGCACTCAGCAGTTGCGCTTTTTTCAACTTCAGGCGAGTTGATCGAAAACGGCTCGAAGTTGCTCGTATATTCAAGAAAGTTGCCCGTAAGTCGAGTGTAGTTGCTCGTATCCTTATGCATACAAAAAAGCCGGAGGCCTGCAACAGGCATCCGGCTTTTACTGTTCATTTCTTTTTAATTGAATCCGTTTCGATGCAATCCCTTTTTTCATTTCGGAAAACAATTCATCCAACTGGCGAAAAGCAGCAAAATTGGTAGGACGCTGTTCAACAAACGCTAAGCGTTCCGGACCATTTAATGGAGTAATTTCAAAATCGCAATGTGCTAATAATTGCTTATATAATTTAATTCCGTTTAGCAATTCCTGCCGGCCGGTCCCATCGCGGTTCCGAAATGAGGATTCAATCGTTACTTTCAGGCTGTCCCAACCGTTGAAAAAAGGTTCGACCGCTTCTTTAGTTAACTTCTGTGACAATTTCACGTTTGACCAACCCTTTTTTATCCCGCTTTTTGCCTTCACGGCAGCGGTCAAATAGCGGACAAATATGGCATCCGGGATTCTGGGCTTTGCAATGGTAGCGGCCGAAGAAAATAATTTGGTGATGGGTTTTCGACCAATTTTCTGCCGGCGTCTTTTTCATAATCGTTTCTTCCACTTGCAGCGGCGAGTCTTTCCAGCCATTCATTCCCAGGCGTTTCGCGACGCGTTCTACGTGGGTATCCACAGCTAACGCCGGTATGCCGAAAGCGACAGATACAACCACATTGGCGGTTTTGCGGCCGACTCCAGGAAGCGTCATCAGCAAATCGCGGTCTGCCGGCACCGTACTGCCGTATTGGTCGATCAAGATCCGGCTGAGCGCCTGGATATTTTTTGCTTTGTTGCGGAACAAGCCAATCGAGCGGATGTCTTGCTGCAGTTCTTCGAGCGGCACGGAAATATAGTCTTCCGGCGTATGGTATTTTTGAAAAAGCGCCGCTGTGACTTTGTTGACCAATTTATCGGTGCATTGTGCTGAAAGCAAGGTTGCAATCAGCAAATCAAACGGATTGCGGTGAACTAATTCACAATGTGCATCCGGGAACATATTATCCATTTCTTCCAAGCATAATTGCCATTCTTTTTTGGACATCATAAGGGTCACCTTCTAATTCCGGTCCTCCAGCCAATTGTAGAATTGCACTTTTTTCGTATTGCTTGCTGTCGGCTGAAGCTGGATATTTTTCTCTCTGAACGAAGTGGCATGGCGTGATACTTCTGTTGATGTTTTGATGTTTTTCTTTTTCCATTCAAACAGGATGCGGTCTACGTATCGCAGGCTGATTTTCTGCGAAATCACGGCTTCTTTTAACGCCATCCGTATAATGGCTGGCGTGTGGCCGTCTTGGTCCATCCACATTGAAATGGTTTCGATTTCCATCGGCGATAAAAAGCGGCCGAATTCCTGTTCAAACAGCTGGAAAACTTCGCCTTCCAATGCTTTTTGGGAATTTTCTTTTTCTGCGTGCTGTTCTTTATATACGCAGTCCAATAAACGGTCCCAAAGCGGTTGAAGGGAAATCTTTTCAGTCAAAATTTCGTTTTCCTTTTCTTGCTCAATGGCCAGATAGCCTTGCTGCATCAATTTCTGCAGCATGGTTGTTACGCTTTTTTGCGTCGTCATCATGCGTGCCCCGATTTCATCCGGTGTCGGAAACGGGTTGCCTGCCTGTTGGAACGCCTGTACATGCATGATCAGCATGGCTTCTTCATCCGTTATTTTCAACTCTTTATAAAAGCGAAAAAAGAGCTGGGAAATGTGAACATTCCCCTGCTCGATCCAGGTTTGCAATCGATTCGGCTGTTTCATATCCCAACCACCTTTCTATTGTTAATTTCTTTAGTTGTCTAAAATCCAGTGTCTAGAAGTGATCAGGTGCTTTCGCTTTTTTTCATTGTAAAGCTCTCTTGCAAAAAACGCCAATCGGTTGCGCGGCAAAAAGCGCCGCTTCACCAATCGGTCTTATGCCTGTCGAAGCTGAACGGCTCTTTCCGCTTTTCTTGTCTAGCTGCAAGAGCTAGCTTCTCGGGTCATAAGCCCACTCGGCTGTGCGGCAAAAAACGCCGCTTCGCCAATCGGTCAAAACCCTTATTGCTCCTGCAGCACTATGTGCTTCGTCGCAAAGATACGGACCAAACTGCTTTTGGTCCATATCTTGCCTGTCTAATCTGAACGGCCGCTTTCGCTTTTCTTTGTTACGGATACAAACGGTTCAATAAACGTGGGAATGGAATCGATTCTCTGACGTGTTCCGCTCCGCTGATCCAGGCAACCGTACGCTCAAGCCCAAGGCCGAATCCGGAATGCGGCACTGCTCCGTATTTGCTTAAATCCAAATACCAGGCGTAAGCACTTTCGTCGAGGCCGTGTTCCTGAATGCGCTGTTTCATTAAATCGTAATCGTGGATGCGTTCAGATCCGCCGATGATTTCTCCATAGCCTTCCGGAGCGATCAAGTCTGCACATAATACAACGTCATCGCGTTCCGGATGCGGCTGCATATAGAACGGTTTGATGCCAATCGGATAGTTTACGATGAAGACCGGCATATCGTAGCTTTCAGCAATAGCCGTTTCATGCGGCGCTCCAAAATCGTCGCCCCATTTAATGTCGTCAAAGCCTTTGTCATTCAACCATTTGATGGCATCGTCATATGTAATGCGCGGGAATGGTGCTTTGATGTTTTCAAGTTTCGATGTATCGCGTCCAAGGCGCTCCAATTCCAGTTTGCAGTTTTTCAAGACCGACTGGACCAGATGTGCAACATATTGTTCCTGTACTTCCAAGCTTTCCGCATGTTCAGTGAAAGCCATTTCCGGTTCGATCATCCAGAATTCAATCAAGTGGCGGCGGGTTTTTGATTTTTCCGCACGGAAAGTCGGGCCGAAAGAAAATACTTTTCCTAGAGCCATTGCTGCTGCTTCCATATACAGTTGGCCGGATTGTGAAAGGTATGCATCTTCGTCAAAGTATTTTGTTGCGAATAGTTCTGAAGTGCCTTCAGGCGCAGAGCCGGTCAAAATCGGCGGATCCACTTTGACGAATCCGTTGTCGTTGTAGAATTCATATGTTGCACGGATGATTTCGTTGCGGATTTTCATGATGGCGTGCTGTTTGCGTGAACGCAGCCACAAATGGCGGTTGTCCATCAAGAATTCCGTTCCGTGTTCTTTTGGCGTGATCGGGTAATCTTTCGCTTCATGGATTACTTCAATCCCTGTAACAGCCAGCTCGTAGCCAAAAGTAGAACGCGAGTCTTCTTTAACTTCACCGGTAACATAAAGCGAAGTTTCCTGCGTCAATGATTTGGCAGTGGCAAATAACTCGTCGCCCACTTCAGCTTTTACGACAACCGCCTGTACAAAGCCGGAGCCGTCACGCAATTGCAAGAAAGCGATTTTCCCGCTTGAACGCTTGTTGGAAACCCAAGCGCCTAATTTAACTGTTTGTCCATTATATTGAGCCATTTCGGCAATAGTAATCTTTTTCATCATAGCCTCCAGAAATTATAGTTCAATTAGTCTTTCCATTTAGACGATACAAACTGATGAATCCGTTCAACCGCTTCCGTCAGCGCTTCAAGGGAAGTCGCATACGATAAGCGGATGGTGTCATGGGCGCCAAAACCGGAACCCGGAATGACTGCCACATTCGCTTCTGTCAAAAGAGCTGCAACAAAATCATCGACCGATGCAAAGCCGCATTTTTGCGCAGCTTCGGAAACATCCGGCAGCAAGTAGAATGCACCTTGCGGACGGATCACTTTAAACCCGGGAATCGCTTCCAGTTTCGGGAAAATTGCTTCCAGACGGCTCTCAAAAGCGGAGCGCATTTCTTCCACTGTATCCTGTGGTCCATTATACGCTTCAATTGCCGCGTACTGGGAAGTTGTGGTCGGGTTGGAAGTCGAATGGCTGGCAAGATCCGTCATCGCTTTGATCAGCTCAGCGTCTCCCGCCGCATAGCCGATGCGCCAGCCGGTCATCGAATGGGATTTCGATACGCCGTTAATGATGATGGTCCGGTTTTTCGCATCCTCCGACAATTCCGCAACTGAAGTATGCGTTGTTTGTCCGTAAATCAGCTTTTCGTAGATTTCATCCGACACAATCAGTATGTCGTGCTCGCGGCAAACTTCTGCCAGCTGCGCGAGTTCTTCTTTTGAGTAAATCATCCCCGTCGGATTGCTTGGGGAATTAATAATGACGGCTTTTGTCCGGTCTGTGATGGCTTCTTTTAGCTGTTCAGCAGAAATCTTATAGGATTGGCTGGCTGTAGCTTCTATGTATACAGGAACCCCCTGCGCCAGTTTTACCTGTTCCGGATAGCTGACCCAATAAGGGATCGGAATAATGACTTCGTCGCCTTCATTCAGCAAAACCTGGAACAATGTGTAAAGCACATGCTTTGCACCGATTCCGACCATAATCTCTTTCTGGCCATACGTCAAATTCTGGTCGCGCTGCAGCTTGTTGATGATTGCTTCTTTTAATGCCGGCAGTCCGCCGGCAGGCGTATACTTGGTTTTTCCTTCCAGCATAGACTGGTAAGCCGCTTTCAGGATATTCTCCGGTGTGTTGTAATCGGGTTCTCCTGCGCCTAGCCCGATGATGTCCACGCCTTTTGCTTTCAACTCATTGGCTTTTGCTGTAATGGCCAATGTTGTGGACGGTGTTAATGTTTGTACGCGATTTGCTAAGTTAATCAATGCTTCCACCCTTTCACAAATTCGAGATCTGTTTCCATGTCGTGCCGTCTTCTGCTTTGATGTAGACATAATTCAAATGATCATTGGCATCGATAAAAGCCACTTCCCACACCGGACCAGCGCTTTCCATTCCGAGGCGGGTATGGAGAATGTCTTTGGCTTCTTTTTCCGTCAGGGCTTTTTCCCGGGCTTGCTGTGCCGTGACCGCTCCATCAAGCGCTACAGCCTTCAGCTCCCCCTTGCCTGCTGGTACGAAAACCGCTTTTAATGCGCCTTTCTTATCCGTCCCGATGACGGTAACGGTCATCTGTTTATTGGCATAAACATAGGACTGCTGGACATCCACCAGCAAATCTTCGTTTTTCGCCCGGTCGATTGCCGCTTTTTCCGCATCGGAATACGGTTTATTGCCGGTAAAAACAACAATAATCATCACCGAGACCGCAAGAAATGAAAGAAAGCCCAATATAAAGGTCACCCATTGTTTCATTTCATCACCTAAGTCTTATAGATTGTGAAGATCGCTTTTTCAGGATCTTCCTTATCCAGCGCCAAACCGAACATGAGGTTATTGTGCTTTAATGTACGGTTCAAAGCATCTACCACTTTGTAGAGATCCTGACTGTATTGGACATTGACAGTGGATAGCACTTCAATTTTAGATTCCATGGCTGCGCCCTTCCCTTCGTTTATTCGCCCATCCGTTCACACGGCGGGATCTTTTCATCCGGCTGAAACTTCTTGCCGGATGCCGTCCGCTTTATCATTGCTTATTATACCAATCTTCAATATCCGTTACCATCTTTTCTAAAGACACTTTCGATACTTTCACTTTCGGCAAAGCGTTTAAAAATTCCACGCCATACGATTTCGTCTCGATTCTCCGGTCCAGCACGATGAACAGCCCTTGGTCATTTTTGGAGCGGATCAATCGGCCGAAACCTTGCCGCAGCCGAAGCACAGCTTCCGGCAGTGCGTAATGGAGAAACGGATTCACGCCTTCTCGTGCAATGACTTCCGATCTTGCTTTGAAAATCGGTTCATCCGGCGAAGTGAATGGCAAACGCACGACCACGACGGCCCGCAAAGCATCCCCCGGTACATCGACGCCTTCCCAAAAGCTATTCGTCCCAAACAACACCGATTTTTGGAAACGCTGGAACGATTTTAACAGCCTCATGCGGCTGCCCGATGAAATGCCTTGCGCGAACAGCATGTATTCATCCAGCAGGCCGGTGTCCTGAATCAAATCGACCGTCTTTCTCAGCATGTCCTGTGAAGTGAACAGCACAAAACAGCGGCCTTCTGTGACCAGAACGGTTTGGATGACAGCATCGGCTACCGCTTCAATGTAATCGCTTTGCGACACTTGCTGAATGTCCGGCATGTCTTCGACAATAAAGACACGGGCGCCCCGGTAAAACTCTTGAGGCGGCTCAAACTTGGTGATCGGTACGTGGTTCGGGATGCCGAGCTGGCTGACGATAAAGCGCTCGTTTGACGGCACACTCATCGTACCCGACAGCCAAATCAGTGCTTTGCTTCCCCGTACCGGCGCCATCACTTTTTGGATAATGGACGTCACTTCAAACGGCTGCTTGTAAAGCGACAAGCTTGTCGGCAAGCTCCGCAAATCCCCTTCGATCCAGCTGACTTCATCTTCCAGCGGGAAGACAAAAATTTCGCTGAACTCAACCGCCTTCACCATCAGTTCTTCTGTCCAGTAGCGCCAGTCCGCGATGACTAGTTTGTCCTGGATGGATGTTTCCGTCAGGCGCTCTGCTTTTTGCAGAACCAGCTGGGAAAGATCGATCCATTCGTTCAAAAATCTCAGCATATCCATGAAGCGCGCCTTGTCATACGGCAATTCACTGAGCAAAGACGCGCACTTTTTGTGGCGGCTGCCTCTGAATTTCGCCAGGAACTCGGCCGTCAGCATCGACGCCAATTCATCAAACAGTGAAACGAATTTAATGAACAGCGATTCGAGTTTCAGCAGTTCCGGCACAGTAGAAAACCCTGTTTTTTCAGCCTTTTTATACAATTGTGCGAACAATTGCTGATCGTCAAACGTGCCCAACTGCCCAAATACGTATTTCCACTGCGTATACACAAAGGTTTTTTCATGCTGCGACACAGCAGCCTGCACCACTTGATGCGCTTCGTCCCAAATAAAGGCATCCACGTCTGCCAGAATCGACGAATTCGACAGCCGCTGATTCAGCAAAAACGAATGGTTGGTGACGATAACATGCGCCTGTTTGGAACGCTCCAATGCGTACTCGTAAAAATCATACACTTTCTCATCCCGCGACAATCTGCGCAGATGCGAGCGGCGGATTTTATCCAGCACAAACTGGCCGCCGCTTGAGGCATTCACTTCATTTAAATCGCCTGTTTCCGTAGAAGTCAGCCAAATGAGCACCTGCATGATGGTGAAGGTTTCATCATAGGATTCATCTTCGCCCTGCAGCAGTTCAGCAAACCGGGACAAATCGATATAATGGCTCAAGCCTTTTACCAAAGCAAGCCGCACAGGCGCACCGACCAGCTGTTCAACAATCTTGCCTTCTTTTTGGACAAGCTGATCCTGCAGATGGGTCGTATAAGTGCTGATGAGCACCTGCTTGCCAGTTTCAATGGCATGGTTGACCGCCGGCAGCAAATAAGCAATGGTCTTTCCCATCCCGGTGGATGCTTCAATTACCCGCTCTTCTTTCCCTGCCAGCGCTTTTTGGATGGATGCCATCATATCAAACTGGCTTTGGCGGCGTTCAAACTGAGGAAATGCAGTCTCCAGCCGCTCTTCCCAATCAAACATGGCCGTATAGCCTGCCGCTGATTCGCCTGCTTCCAGTTTCCGGCGTTTTAGCGGCAAGCCGTTGAAGCGGTCAAAATCATCTCCCTGGGCGCTGCGTTTTTGCTGGGTCAGCTCAAAGAACAACCGGGATAAATCCGATTTCAACTGGAATGAGCGTTTGTGCAGCTGTGTTAGCGTATCGTAAGGCAAGCTGCCCATATCCGCTTTTGCCTGAAGGAATAAATGCGCTGTCGCCAGCGCATCATCATCGGCCCGGTGTGCACTTTCAAGGGGAATGCCAAGCTCCGATGTAATGTCCTGCAGTTTATAGCTGAAGGCAGTGGGATACATCAGGCGGGCCATTTCAACCGTGTCCATCGTCAAACCGTGCCATTTCGGCAGACCGCTGCGAATCAATTCCGCTTGCAGAAACGGCAAATCAAAATTGGTGTTGTGGGCCACGAAAATCGCGCCCTGCAATTTTTCGGAAATTTCCGCTGCATGGGCTGCAAAAGGTTTGGCGTCTGCTACATCCGCATCGGCAATATTCGTCAAATCCTGGATAAACGCCGGAATTTTCCGTTCCGGGTTAACAAATTCACTGTATGTATCTATAATTTCATCATTTTGAATCGTTATAATCGCTATTTGAATAATCCGGTCACCTTTTGCAGGGGAATGGCCTGTAGTTTCAATATCGACAACGACATATTTTTGGGTGTTCATCACAAGCCTTCTTTCTCAGGTGATTCTGTCATTAGAAATTGTAACATATCCAATCATTTTCCGTCTTACAGCCCGAACATAAATCTCTTGCATTCTGATGACAATTGCCACAGAAATTCTATATTCAGCTTGCCGAGAAAGGCAGAACTTATTAACCGATGTTCCGCTCTTTCTGATAAAAAAGTTCTTTATTAAAAGGGGGGACCGAATGAAGCGGAATGAATAAAGGCTTCTCTTGTTTCTCAACAGCCTCTATTGAACCTTTTTATACCTCCAGAACAATCCGCAACTCCGCTTTCCCCAAACAAAAAAGCCTCCAAAAGAGGAGGCCAAGGAATTACATAACGGTTGCTTCAGGTTCGTAATGGATGATTTCACGGACGCGGTTGTTTTCGTCCATGATGGCAACCGTCGGCTTATGGTCACGGGCATTTTCATCCATGACATAGCCGTATGTCAGAATAATGACGATATCCCCTTTTTGCACCAGTCGTGCTGCTGCGCCGTTTACGCAAATTACGCCGCTGCCGCGTTCTCCGGCAATGATATAGGTTTCAAAACGTGCTCCGTTGTTGTTGTTGACTACATGCACTTTTTCGTTTGGAAGCATCCCGACCTGGTCCAGCAGATCCTGGTCGATTGTAATGCTGCCGACGTAGTTCAAATCGGCTTGCGTCACAGTCGCACGGTGAATTTTAGAGTTGAGCATCATTCGCAACATGGTTTAGTTCCCCTTTACATGAAAGATTAAGTTATCAATTAAACGTGCTTTTTCAAACTGTACGGCAATCGCCAGGATCGCTTCGCCTTCGATTTCTTTGGTTAAAGTTGGATAACCGAGCAGCTCGATATAGTCGATTTCGCCCGAAATGCGGCCGTCCAGATATTGCCGGACAACTGCCGCCGGATCGCGTCCTTCAACAGCAGCTTGTTTTCCAAGTTGCAGCCCTTGCTGCAAAAGAGGTGCTTCCCGGCGCTCGGCTTCGCTCAGATAGACGTTTCGGGAACTTTTGGCCAAGCCGTCGCTTTCCCGCACCGTTTCTCCCCGGCGTATCGAAAGCGGAAAATTATAATCTTCCACCATGGATTCGATAATTGCCAGCTGCTGGGCGTCTTTCTGACCGAAATAAGCGCGATCCGCTTCGGTCAAATGAAATAATTTTGCCACCACTTTCAAGACGCCGTCAAAATGGCCCGGCCGCTTCGCTCCGCATAATACATCTGCAAGAGCTCCTGCGGAAATGGAAATTTGAGATTCCCGCGGATACATTTCTTCTGCTGACGGGGCAAAAATCACGTCGGTACTTGCTTGTTCCGCTAAGCGCTGGTCGCGTTCCAAATCTCTCGGATACCGGTCAAAATCTTCATTGGGCCCAAACTGAGCCGGGTTGACGAAAATGCTCATCACCACACGGTCGTTCTCGGCTTTCGCTTTATTGACGAGCGAAATATGGCCTTCGTGCAAAAAGCCCATCGTCGGTACAAGGCCGATCGTTTCACCGGAATCCTTGGTTTCTTTCACCCAGGCTTTTAATTCCTGAATCGTTTCAATCGTATGCAAAATTCTTTCTCTCCTCTCGGGAAGAAAACCATATAAAAAGCCTTCCGTCAAAAATAGACAGAAGGACAGAAAAGTCGAATTCGGTTTCCTCCGTCCCTGTCATGTAATAGATCAAGGCAGACATCATCATATAAATTTTTCAAGATCAAACAGTTAACCGGTGCAGTTCATATGCGATACTGCCCGCTAAAAACACTATAGCAGAAATTCTAAAAAAACAAAATGATTCAATTCGTCATTTCAATGTCGGCGGAATAAATGCCGTGGAGCTTGCCGTCAGGTGTCCGCAGTTGCAGCACGCCATCTTCGGTAATGCCTTCTGCCATGCCTTCAAGCGTCTCTTTTGCCATACGTGCACGCACTGGGCGGCC is from Planococcus liqunii and encodes:
- a CDS encoding YpoC family protein; the encoded protein is MKLSQKLTKEAVEPFFNGWDSLKVTIESSFRNRDGTGRQELLNGIKLYKQLLAHCDFEITPLNGPERLAFVEQRPTNFAAFRQLDELFSEMKKGIASKRIQLKRNEQ
- the nth gene encoding endonuclease III, producing the protein MMSKKEWQLCLEEMDNMFPDAHCELVHRNPFDLLIATLLSAQCTDKLVNKVTAALFQKYHTPEDYISVPLEELQQDIRSIGLFRNKAKNIQALSRILIDQYGSTVPADRDLLMTLPGVGRKTANVVVSVAFGIPALAVDTHVERVAKRLGMNGWKDSPLQVEETIMKKTPAENWSKTHHQIIFFGRYHCKAQNPGCHICPLFDRCREGKKRDKKGLVKREIVTEVN
- a CDS encoding DnaD domain-containing protein; its protein translation is MKQPNRLQTWIEQGNVHISQLFFRFYKELKITDEEAMLIMHVQAFQQAGNPFPTPDEIGARMMTTQKSVTTMLQKLMQQGYLAIEQEKENEILTEKISLQPLWDRLLDCVYKEQHAEKENSQKALEGEVFQLFEQEFGRFLSPMEIETISMWMDQDGHTPAIIRMALKEAVISQKISLRYVDRILFEWKKKNIKTSTEVSRHATSFREKNIQLQPTASNTKKVQFYNWLEDRN
- the asnS gene encoding asparagine--tRNA ligase; this encodes MKKITIAEMAQYNGQTVKLGAWVSNKRSSGKIAFLQLRDGSGFVQAVVVKAEVGDELFATAKSLTQETSLYVTGEVKEDSRSTFGYELAVTGIEVIHEAKDYPITPKEHGTEFLMDNRHLWLRSRKQHAIMKIRNEIIRATYEFYNDNGFVKVDPPILTGSAPEGTSELFATKYFDEDAYLSQSGQLYMEAAAMALGKVFSFGPTFRAEKSKTRRHLIEFWMIEPEMAFTEHAESLEVQEQYVAHLVQSVLKNCKLELERLGRDTSKLENIKAPFPRITYDDAIKWLNDKGFDDIKWGDDFGAPHETAIAESYDMPVFIVNYPIGIKPFYMQPHPERDDVVLCADLIAPEGYGEIIGGSERIHDYDLMKQRIQEHGLDESAYAWYLDLSKYGAVPHSGFGLGLERTVAWISGAEHVRESIPFPRLLNRLYP
- a CDS encoding pyridoxal phosphate-dependent aminotransferase, with protein sequence MINLANRVQTLTPSTTLAITAKANELKAKGVDIIGLGAGEPDYNTPENILKAAYQSMLEGKTKYTPAGGLPALKEAIINKLQRDQNLTYGQKEIMVGIGAKHVLYTLFQVLLNEGDEVIIPIPYWVSYPEQVKLAQGVPVYIEATASQSYKISAEQLKEAITDRTKAVIINSPSNPTGMIYSKEELAQLAEVCREHDILIVSDEIYEKLIYGQTTHTSVAELSEDAKNRTIIINGVSKSHSMTGWRIGYAAGDAELIKAMTDLASHSTSNPTTTSQYAAIEAYNGPQDTVEEMRSAFESRLEAIFPKLEAIPGFKVIRPQGAFYLLPDVSEAAQKCGFASVDDFVAALLTEANVAVIPGSGFGAHDTIRLSYATSLEALTEAVERIHQFVSSKWKD
- a CDS encoding cell wall elongation regulator TseB-like domain-containing protein, producing the protein MKQWVTFILGFLSFLAVSVMIIVVFTGNKPYSDAEKAAIDRAKNEDLLVDVQQSYVYANKQMTVTVIGTDKKGALKAVFVPAGKGELKAVALDGAVTAQQAREKALTEKEAKDILHTRLGMESAGPVWEVAFIDANDHLNYVYIKAEDGTTWKQISNL
- a CDS encoding YpmA family protein, whose protein sequence is MESKIEVLSTVNVQYSQDLYKVVDALNRTLKHNNLMFGLALDKEDPEKAIFTIYKT
- the dinG gene encoding ATP-dependent DNA helicase DinG, producing the protein MNTQKYVVVDIETTGHSPAKGDRIIQIAIITIQNDEIIDTYSEFVNPERKIPAFIQDLTNIADADVADAKPFAAHAAEISEKLQGAIFVAHNTNFDLPFLQAELIRSGLPKWHGLTMDTVEMARLMYPTAFSYKLQDITSELGIPLESAHRADDDALATAHLFLQAKADMGSLPYDTLTQLHKRSFQLKSDLSRLFFELTQQKRSAQGDDFDRFNGLPLKRRKLEAGESAAGYTAMFDWEERLETAFPQFERRQSQFDMMASIQKALAGKEERVIEASTGMGKTIAYLLPAVNHAIETGKQVLISTYTTHLQDQLVQKEGKIVEQLVGAPVRLALVKGLSHYIDLSRFAELLQGEDESYDETFTIMQVLIWLTSTETGDLNEVNASSGGQFVLDKIRRSHLRRLSRDEKVYDFYEYALERSKQAHVIVTNHSFLLNQRLSNSSILADVDAFIWDEAHQVVQAAVSQHEKTFVYTQWKYVFGQLGTFDDQQLFAQLYKKAEKTGFSTVPELLKLESLFIKFVSLFDELASMLTAEFLAKFRGSRHKKCASLLSELPYDKARFMDMLRFLNEWIDLSQLVLQKAERLTETSIQDKLVIADWRYWTEELMVKAVEFSEIFVFPLEDEVSWIEGDLRSLPTSLSLYKQPFEVTSIIQKVMAPVRGSKALIWLSGTMSVPSNERFIVSQLGIPNHVPITKFEPPQEFYRGARVFIVEDMPDIQQVSQSDYIEAVADAVIQTVLVTEGRCFVLFTSQDMLRKTVDLIQDTGLLDEYMLFAQGISSGSRMRLLKSFQRFQKSVLFGTNSFWEGVDVPGDALRAVVVVRLPFTSPDEPIFKARSEVIAREGVNPFLHYALPEAVLRLRQGFGRLIRSKNDQGLFIVLDRRIETKSYGVEFLNALPKVKVSKVSLEKMVTDIEDWYNKQ
- the panD gene encoding aspartate 1-decarboxylase, with product MLRMMLNSKIHRATVTQADLNYVGSITIDQDLLDQVGMLPNEKVHVVNNNNGARFETYIIAGERGSGVICVNGAAARLVQKGDIVIILTYGYVMDENARDHKPTVAIMDENNRVREIIHYEPEATVM
- the panC gene encoding pantoate--beta-alanine ligase, with the protein product MHTIETIQELKAWVKETKDSGETIGLVPTMGFLHEGHISLVNKAKAENDRVVMSIFVNPAQFGPNEDFDRYPRDLERDQRLAEQASTDVIFAPSAEEMYPRESQISISAGALADVLCGAKRPGHFDGVLKVVAKLFHLTEADRAYFGQKDAQQLAIIESMVEDYNFPLSIRRGETVRESDGLAKSSRNVYLSEAERREAPLLQQGLQLGKQAAVEGRDPAAVVRQYLDGRISGEIDYIELLGYPTLTKEIEGEAILAIAVQFEKARLIDNLIFHVKGN